The following are encoded in a window of Urocitellus parryii isolate mUroPar1 chromosome 7, mUroPar1.hap1, whole genome shotgun sequence genomic DNA:
- the Cd300lf gene encoding CMRF35-like molecule 1: MHLLWLLPVLLWLPGYSTAKNEVTGPKTKSGPERGSLTVQCNYTSGWKSYRKYWCRGAVWSRCKTLVSTTGSEQEVKRDRVSIRDDQENLMFMVTMEDLRRDDTDIYWCGIEKFASDPGFPVNVTIDPAPVTEEKTTCLSTHPDTRHPITELRILLPLIFAGLMLLLMAASLLAWRMMRRQKKVTPPVSPPPVLQPLEEDLCYANLSVLQPRSSPGSSRKKASAQADQEEVEYVTMPPLPREEISYASLSLDLLDLEPTYSNTGHIPSRDHEESTEYSVIRKS; encoded by the exons ATGCACCTGCTGTGGCTCCTTCCCGTCCTCCTCTGGCTCCCAG GTTATTCCACTGCAAAGAATGAAGTCACTGGTCCAAAGACAAAGAGTGGCCCAGAGCGGGGCTCACTGACCGTGCAGTGTAATTATACCTCAGGCTGGAAGTCCTACAGGAAGTACTGGTGTCGAGGAGCTGTTTGGAGTCGCTGCAAAACCCTTGTTAGCACCACTGGGTCAGAGCAGGAGGTGAAGAGGGACCGTGTGTCCATCAGGGATGATCAGGAAAACCTCATGTTTATGGTGACCATGGAGGACCTCAGGAGAGATGACACCGACATTTACTGGTGTGGAATTGAGAAGTTTGCATCTGACCCTGGGTTTCCAGTTAATGTGACCATTGATCCAG CACCAGTCACCGAGGAAAAGACCACCTGCCTCTCCACTCACCCTGACACCAG GCACCCCATCACCGAGCTCAGGATCCTCCTCCCGCTCATCTTTGCTGGGctgatgcttctcctgatggcGGCCTCACTCCTGGCTTGGAGGATGATGAGGCGGCAGAAGAAAG TGACTCCGCCTGTGTCCCCTCCCCCGGTGCTGCAGCCCCTGGAGGAGGACCTCTGCTATGCCAACCTGTCCGTGCTGCAGCCCAGATCCTCCCCCGGCTCCTCCCGGAAGAAGGCCTCGGCCCAGGCTGACCAGGAGGAAGTGGAATATGTCACCATG CCCCCCTTACCGCGGGAGGAGATTTCCTACGCATCTCTGTCTTTGGACCTCTTGGACCTGGAGCCGACCTACAGCAACACAGGCCACATTCCCAGCAGGGACCACGAGGAATCCACAGAGTACAGCGTCATCAGGAAGTCTTAG